The Elgaria multicarinata webbii isolate HBS135686 ecotype San Diego chromosome 1, rElgMul1.1.pri, whole genome shotgun sequence genome includes the window CACATTCAAAGAAAAATGATAAGGTGAGCAGTAGCTCAGTCAGACTGATTATCCATCATTAAAACAGTTACCAGACTAAAAGCAGCATGCACACGGAcccaaaatgaacaaacaaaatttACTGATTGTTAGTTTGAGCTCCTTGTGTTATTTCTTTTTCATGGTGCTATTTGTCTAGTGATTGTGTTTTAATGAtgcattgttatttttttgcCTGTTTTTGAGTTTTATTTATCTCCGTTGGTTAAATATCCGAGAGAGAGATCTTCCTTCTCCCTGCCTAAGGACAGGGCCAATGCTAACTAGCTGCACACTGAAGGGTCATCCCCAACAATGCAGACAGGTTTGGAAACAGAAATCTAATGGCCAggcataatattttatttatttatttatttatttatttatttatttatttattttaaaagcaatatatgTGGCTGGTAACCCTTTTCTCATACAAGTCATTCCAACCACCACTACTACTCTGAATATAGCTTTCACTCTGAACCTCTCGTATCCTGTAATTCTCTCCCATTATGCTTCCTTTTTGTCCAGCACTGTTTCTTTTAATGTAGTCTCACAAACATAGCCTTTTTTCAACAGTAATAATCACTAATTCATAGttattaatttaatttgtatCCAATCCCCTGCTTCCAAGATCAGAATGATAACTATCTGATAACCATGGCCTATTAAACCTTTAATTTCTGAGGCTTTCTAGCATGTGtgcatgtttattatttcttctaGTGGAATGAGGAAACGGCCAGCCACTGATACATAAGATAACTGCACATTTATATTGATTATCACTTTGAAACTGGACATGTGTTTCCTACTTGTTTGACAAAGGGGTTAgagtttatttagggtgaccatatgaaaaggaggacaggactcctgtacctttaacagttgtattgaaaaggaaatttcagcaggtgtcatttgtatatatggagaacctggtgaaatttcctcttcatcacaacagtaaaagctgcaggtgccctgccctcttttaaacctggtcactcaagtatagctcctgcagctttaactgttgtgatgaagagggaatttatttatttatttatttatttatttatttatttattacatttctataccgcccaatagctggagctctctgggcggtttcaccaggttctccatatatacaaatgatacctgctgaaattcccttttatatgcaattattaaagatacaggagccctgtcctccttttcatatggtcaccctagtttattaaTATGTGTTTTGTCCTTGTGGCAACATAAACACTACCAATCCTTAATCTTTCATGGATTTAATAGTCTCCTCTGACTTTCATTCCaggccggcctgcctgcctgcctgcttgcttgcttgcttgcttgcttgcttgcttgctttctttctttctttctttctttctttctttctttctttctttctttctttcttggcctTGTTGCTTTTAGCAAAGCATTCTAAAGCACACTGGAAGGGGCTAGAGTGGCTGGTTACAATCATAGATAATACATAGTCTACCTACTGGGAGAGTTAATCTTCTCTAGGCTGAATCTCTATGGTTAGAAGAATTTTGAGGTCCTGGCAGTTGGGAAAGCAGCAACAGCTTCAGACTTAACTAGGCCCTTTTCTGTGCTCTGAATATGCCTTGTCCTCTGGGAGACAAGGGGAAGTGCAGTTTTTGGAAAGGGGAGACAAGAAGCATCAGATTCTCCTCTTCTCAGCACATATCATGGTTGTGGGGAACAGCTTCCTTTTCATTCTGGAGCATTAGGAGACATGGCATTGAGAGCAAATCCCTCAGCAGCCAGGAGAAAATGGAAATGGAGGCCTGCAAGTGTAGCACACATCCCCACCCCAACCTCTGGTCTCAGCTTTGGACAGTTCTTTGCCCCACTTCTTGGAGCTCAGAGGAAAACAGCAATGGCAGCCACTCGTACCCTTCTCAGTGCGAGGCCTCAAACAACTGCAGGGAAATGGACCCAGAGACTTACATGGACAGCTATCCAACCTCTCTGCAGAAACATCGCCTCTGCCTGTCAGCAGCTTCTACAAACAAAGAGAAAATACCTGAGCAACATGAGGAGTATAGTTGTGAGTATGGGTCACTGTCATATCTGCTGCTATGCTCCTTGGGTGGTGTCTTGAGCTGTGGTGCAACCCACACAGCTGTGGTGCCACTGGATGTGGTGAAGTGCCGCATGCAGGTGGAACCTCAACGCTATCGGGGGCTTGTGCAAGGCCTTACTCTCACCGTGCAAGAGGAGGGGGCACGTGGTCTGGTCAAGGGATGGGCCCCAACAGCCATAGGCTATTCCATGCAAGGACTTGGCAAGTTTGGTCTCTATGAGTTCTTCAAGATATATTACTCTGACTTGCTGGGTCCTGAACATGCTTATTTGTGGCGAACCAGCATCTACCTCGCTGCTTCTGCGAGTGCTGAATTCTTTGCTGACATTGCATTGGCCCCAATGGAAGCACTCAAGGTACGAATTCAGACCCAGGAGGGTTATGCCAACACACTGAGGGAGGCAGCTCCCAAAATGTACATTGAAGAAGGGCTATGGGCTTTCTATAAGGGTGTGTCTCCACTCTGGATGCGCCAGATTCCTTATACTATGATGAAATTTTCCTGCTTTGAACGAACTGTAGAAGCTATCTATAAATATGTTGTACCGAAGCCACGCGATAAGTGCAGCAAGATGGAACAACTTGGAGTTACATTTGTTGGTGGATATATTGCCGGCATCTTCTGTGCTATAGTTTCGCACCCAGCTGATTCTGTGGTGTCTGTGCTCAACAAAGAAAAGGGCAGCACTGCCGTAGGTGTCCTCAAGAGATTGGGCATGTATGGCATCTGGAAAGGCCTTTTCACCCGCATCCTGATGATTGGCACCCTCACTGCCCTGCAGTGGTTCATCTATGACTCAGTTAAGGTCTATCTCAAGCTGCCTCGGCCGCCCCCACCTGAGATGCCTGATTCCTTGAAGAAGAAACTCTCCCAAAAATAGACCCACAGTATGCAACCTACACTGCTGTGTTACAAGGATGCCCTAGTTCTATCAGAATTTCTAGTCCCCTTACACGTGGTTATGAGTGGACCATGGAAATTCATTATAGCCTTAGTCTAACACAAAATTAACCTGCATAGTGCTTCAACAACCTATTAAATATTGTACTTGAAATAGCTATTTCATGCAACATTAATGCATATAATTTAGCAGAATAATAGTTTGCAATTTAATTTTGCTAATAATTGTGCTAAAAATACATAATGCATAGTGTAGTTTGTAGTTTTTATaggcttttaaatattttgaggTTAACCAGTTAATAGCAACTGCTAGATTAGTTGGTCTTTGTAATACTGTTGTGATGCTTTGAAAGTTATTGTCAATTGGTCAAGTTGTTAATAGAATCATACGCCATCTTAATTCTGCTATAAAAAGTTGCAGTACATTAGCTAAATCTGATTTGATGTTTGAAATAACATCAAACTACATTCTCTGAAAAGTTATACTCCTAAAGCCAGTGGGATTACATTACAGTAATTTTTTAGGATCACAGACCTTGGCAGTGATCCAGAGAGCTTGTTTATGCATTGGCAAGGGATTGTGTACTTTTGGCAGGACTTATTTTCTTTTGGCAGGTGCCTGTACCTTACCACAAGACTTATTGGCAATATTCTGCATTTTTGAAATGGTGCAGGTAGAGACTGCTGTGCTGGAAAATAACAAAATGGATTTATTGTGCACACCGGTGTGGCATATCGTGGTCCTTATGTTTATTGGACAACCTTTCCCTCTTTATAAAGAAGTAGTTGCCCCTGATTTGAGGCAAATCTACCTTTCCTTTAACAAGCATCCTACAGGTTGCTAGCATTATATTGATAAAGGTACCACAATATGGAAATAAATTTTCTATCCTTGCAGCTCAGCTAAAATTCTGAATCTGTGTTTAACATATATGTTATGCTTTTCATagaatgcattgtttgttttCTTACAGTTTCATGTGGACATTTATTGTTATGAAAGCAAATAAAGTTATTGTGGTTACTGTGGAAATGTAGGGTTCCTATTGGATAGTGTTTGCTAAAACACATTAGTAGCTTTTCATTGCACACTGAGAAGGGAATCCTCCACGCTTCTTCTTAAAGCCTCTTATTTCAAATATGCAGTTTTGCAAGTTAATATTATGAGTGTTGGACAAATGGTACCCATTTATCTGTTAAATATATAGTCCTAATAACCTACTCCGCAGAGATATACTAAAGGTATTTACATATTCCTGCTATGTCTAAAGGGCTCAATCATTATATTTTGGGGCCCAGTACAACCTTTTAACATAGAGCCCTTCCACACACATGCCATGATCCCATCCCATACATCTAGTCTCATTACCCATGAAAGACAAGTTTCGGTTTTCATTCTACATTTCTGAAGTTACACCATGGCCTACATTTGAGGTTTTTTCCTTCAAGCCCCAAACACAccctttttgttgttcttgtttaacATAACATCCAACCTGAAAAAGACTCCTATATAACTTGTTGactattttataatattttgattggtcctaataaaggtaaaTATCCTGtcaatgtgggttttttttattctaATGGACCAGCACAATTAGTTACAAACAAGAATGGAactattaagtttaattttttggCCTTTTTCCCTTCAAAATTATGAATTATATCCCCAAATTCAATTTCTCTTGAAATTTACCCTCAATAGAAAAAATTGCTAGGTGGCTTAACCATTCTTGTCCCATAGTAGAATATTGTATTAAATCCAGACATAGCAGtatgggggttgtgtgtgtgaagATTTAGGATGTAGTCCAATACAAAtctgggtgtaagtcccattgaactctgtgacacttatttctgagtagacttatAGCAAGCATTGCACTGTTAGTTGCATATATTTTGGGCTGCAAATCCTACCAGCATAATCTCTGGGATCAATGTTCAATGTTCCTGATTATT containing:
- the LOC134404764 gene encoding solute carrier family 25 member 3-like, with translation MEMEACKCSTHPHPNLWSQLWTVLCPTSWSSEENSNGSHSYPSQCEASNNCREMDPETYMDSYPTSLQKHRLCLSAASTNKEKIPEQHEEYSCEYGSLSYLLLCSLGGVLSCGATHTAVVPLDVVKCRMQVEPQRYRGLVQGLTLTVQEEGARGLVKGWAPTAIGYSMQGLGKFGLYEFFKIYYSDLLGPEHAYLWRTSIYLAASASAEFFADIALAPMEALKVRIQTQEGYANTLREAAPKMYIEEGLWAFYKGVSPLWMRQIPYTMMKFSCFERTVEAIYKYVVPKPRDKCSKMEQLGVTFVGGYIAGIFCAIVSHPADSVVSVLNKEKGSTAVGVLKRLGMYGIWKGLFTRILMIGTLTALQWFIYDSVKVYLKLPRPPPPEMPDSLKKKLSQK